The Rhodococcus sp. X156 genome window below encodes:
- a CDS encoding bifunctional uroporphyrinogen-III C-methyltransferase/uroporphyrinogen-III synthase, whose translation MSRARKTTPGRILFIGSGPGDPALLTVRAQTVLAHSRMAFLDHDVATGVADLIGTALPEPAEGEGPVADVRPAVGEPAEVAKALVAEAKAGHDVVRLVAGDPLSTDSVVAEAQAVARTSVQFEFVPGLTGATAVPTYAGIAIGSEHTVVDVRGDVNWAAVAAAPGPLVLNATSGHLAETASALVEHGMASQTPVSITTNGTTCNQRTLDATLATLNEVGGALPGPLVLTIGKLVTQRHKLSWWETRALYSWKVLVPRTKDQAGVMSERLRTHGAVPVEVPTIAVEPPRSPAQMERAVKGLVDGRYQWVVFTSTNAVRAVWEKFADFGLDARAFSGVKIACVGEATAEKVRSFGIHPELLPSGEQSSVGLLADFPPYDDVFDPVDRVLLPRADIATETLAEGLRLRGWEIDDVTAYRTVRAAPPAASTREMIKTGGFDAVCFTSSSTVRNLVGIAGKPHARTIVACIGPKTAETAAEFGLRVDVQPETADIPSLVDALAEHAARLRAEGALPPPRKKVRSRR comes from the coding sequence ATGAGCAGAGCCCGCAAGACCACTCCTGGACGGATCCTGTTCATCGGGTCCGGACCAGGCGACCCGGCGCTGCTCACCGTCCGGGCGCAAACGGTCCTCGCCCACTCGAGGATGGCCTTCCTCGACCACGACGTGGCCACCGGGGTCGCTGACCTGATCGGCACCGCGCTGCCCGAGCCGGCCGAGGGCGAGGGCCCCGTGGCCGACGTCCGCCCGGCCGTGGGCGAGCCCGCCGAGGTCGCCAAGGCGCTGGTGGCCGAGGCCAAGGCCGGCCACGACGTGGTGCGCCTGGTCGCTGGGGACCCGCTGTCCACCGACTCCGTCGTCGCCGAGGCGCAGGCCGTGGCCCGCACCTCCGTGCAGTTCGAGTTCGTGCCCGGCCTGACCGGTGCCACCGCGGTGCCCACCTACGCCGGCATCGCCATCGGCTCCGAGCACACCGTGGTCGACGTGCGCGGTGACGTGAACTGGGCGGCCGTGGCAGCCGCCCCGGGCCCGCTGGTGCTCAACGCCACCTCCGGCCACCTGGCCGAGACGGCCAGCGCGCTGGTCGAGCACGGCATGGCCTCGCAGACTCCGGTGTCCATCACCACCAACGGCACCACCTGCAACCAGCGCACCCTCGACGCCACGCTGGCCACCCTCAACGAGGTCGGCGGCGCGCTGCCCGGCCCGCTGGTGCTCACCATCGGCAAGCTCGTCACCCAGCGGCACAAGCTCTCCTGGTGGGAGACCCGGGCGCTGTACAGCTGGAAGGTGCTGGTGCCCCGCACCAAGGACCAGGCAGGCGTGATGAGCGAGCGGCTGCGCACCCACGGTGCCGTCCCCGTCGAGGTCCCCACCATCGCCGTGGAGCCGCCCCGCAGCCCCGCCCAGATGGAGCGCGCGGTCAAGGGTCTGGTGGACGGGCGCTACCAGTGGGTGGTGTTCACCTCCACCAACGCCGTCCGTGCGGTGTGGGAGAAGTTCGCCGACTTCGGCCTGGACGCGCGCGCCTTCTCCGGCGTGAAGATCGCCTGCGTGGGCGAGGCCACCGCGGAGAAGGTCCGCAGCTTCGGCATCCACCCTGAGCTGCTGCCTTCCGGCGAGCAGTCCAGCGTGGGCCTGCTGGCCGACTTCCCGCCCTACGACGACGTGTTCGACCCGGTGGACCGCGTGCTGCTGCCCCGCGCCGACATCGCCACCGAGACGCTGGCCGAGGGCCTGCGCCTGCGGGGGTGGGAGATCGACGACGTCACCGCCTACCGCACCGTGCGCGCGGCGCCGCCGGCGGCCAGCACCCGCGAGATGATCAAGACCGGTGGCTTCGACGCGGTCTGCTTCACCTCCTCCTCCACGGTGCGCAACTTGGTGGGCATCGCTGGGAAGCCACACGCCCGCACCATCGTTGCCTGCATCGGACCGAAGACCGCCGAGACTGCTGCGGAGTTCGGCCTGCGGGTGGACGTGCAGCCAGAGACCGCCGACATCCCGTCGCTGGTGGACGCGCTCGCCGAGCACGCGGCCCGGCTTCGGGCCGAGGGCGCGCTCCCGCCGCCCCGCAAGAAGGTCCGCAGCAGGCGCTAG
- a CDS encoding MMPL family transporter: MTKTDEPTQPDTGRSPLARGFPFFAIIAVALLALLAGGFGGSYQGKLTEVQKNDNASYLPATAESTKVGEESARFLDVEALPGFVVFHRETGLTDPDRASLTQALDAIKGVDGVQTAAVTAPQVSVDGTTASIYAPLVAKQAGVGVPGDELVTVEEDLLAAARAAVTDDPGSADLAVHSAGPGGLLVAFIDAFSGIDGVLLVAAGSVVIAILLVVYRSPVLWFFPLFSALLALGLSSMLIYFLADADVVTLTGQSQGILFVLVLGAGTDYALLLISRYREELHSCPSRADAMIRAWRRSAPAIVASAVTVMVGLLCLTFSELRSNQGLGPVAAIGIACTLLVMMTFLPVAVALAGRWVFWPRIPRVDRAADLATHGLWGRIAAMVGRRDRPAWVGATVALLLCVTGMGALQTGTLSASEGFTNRPDAVVGQELYDAAFARGTGAPAVITTNASAVAEVTAAAAQVPGVATAPGSVCVQEDYAKLAALGAGSGGAAPAAAAPAPGCVPPELQVTPIDGRTVVNAVLADSYDSPEALNTVENLRTALHAVPGADARVGGSSASTVDVQAAAVRDRNLIIPVVLVVILLVLALLLRSLLAPVLLIATVVLSFAATLGVCGLVFDHVFDFPGADQEFPLFAFVFLVALGIDYNIFLMTRIREESLKHGTREGVLRGLAVTGGVITSAGVVLAATFAVLGVLPVVFLAELGFAVAFGVLLDTIVVRSILVPALSHDIGRSIWWPSALARAGR; the protein is encoded by the coding sequence ATGACCAAGACAGATGAGCCGACCCAACCGGACACCGGCCGCTCCCCGCTGGCCCGCGGCTTCCCCTTCTTCGCCATCATCGCAGTGGCGCTGCTGGCCCTGCTCGCCGGCGGGTTCGGCGGCAGCTACCAGGGCAAGCTCACCGAGGTCCAGAAGAACGACAACGCCTCGTACCTGCCAGCCACGGCGGAGTCGACCAAGGTGGGCGAGGAGTCGGCCCGCTTCCTGGACGTGGAGGCCCTGCCCGGCTTCGTGGTGTTCCACCGCGAGACCGGCCTGACCGACCCCGACCGCGCCAGCCTCACCCAGGCCCTCGACGCCATCAAGGGCGTCGACGGCGTGCAGACCGCCGCCGTCACGGCGCCGCAGGTCTCCGTCGACGGCACCACCGCGTCCATCTACGCGCCGCTGGTGGCCAAGCAGGCCGGCGTGGGCGTGCCGGGCGACGAGCTGGTCACAGTGGAGGAGGACCTCCTGGCTGCCGCCCGAGCCGCGGTGACCGACGACCCGGGCTCGGCCGACCTGGCGGTGCACTCGGCGGGCCCGGGCGGGTTGCTGGTGGCCTTCATCGACGCCTTCAGCGGCATCGACGGCGTGCTGCTGGTCGCCGCAGGTTCGGTGGTCATCGCCATCCTGCTGGTGGTCTACCGCTCGCCCGTGCTGTGGTTCTTCCCGCTGTTCTCCGCACTGCTGGCGCTGGGCCTGTCGTCCATGCTCATCTACTTCCTGGCCGACGCCGACGTGGTCACCCTCACCGGGCAGAGCCAGGGCATCCTCTTCGTGCTCGTGCTGGGCGCGGGCACCGACTACGCCCTGCTGCTCATCTCCCGCTACCGCGAGGAGCTGCACAGCTGTCCCAGCCGAGCCGACGCGATGATCCGGGCCTGGCGGAGGTCGGCGCCGGCCATCGTGGCCTCCGCGGTCACGGTGATGGTGGGCCTGCTGTGCCTGACCTTCTCCGAGCTGCGCTCCAACCAGGGCCTGGGCCCGGTGGCCGCGATCGGCATCGCCTGCACGCTGCTGGTGATGATGACCTTCCTGCCGGTGGCGGTGGCCCTGGCCGGGCGCTGGGTGTTCTGGCCCCGCATCCCGCGGGTGGACCGCGCCGCCGACCTGGCCACCCACGGCCTGTGGGGGCGCATCGCGGCGATGGTCGGCCGCCGCGACCGTCCCGCGTGGGTGGGGGCCACGGTGGCCCTGCTGCTGTGCGTCACCGGCATGGGCGCGCTGCAGACCGGCACGCTCAGCGCCTCCGAGGGCTTCACCAACCGCCCGGACGCCGTGGTCGGCCAGGAGCTCTACGACGCTGCCTTCGCCCGGGGCACCGGGGCCCCGGCGGTGATCACCACCAACGCCAGCGCCGTGGCTGAGGTGACCGCGGCGGCCGCCCAGGTGCCTGGCGTGGCCACCGCACCCGGCTCGGTGTGCGTGCAGGAGGACTACGCCAAGCTCGCCGCCCTCGGCGCCGGCTCCGGCGGTGCGGCCCCCGCGGCGGCGGCCCCCGCGCCCGGTTGCGTGCCGCCGGAGCTGCAGGTCACCCCGATCGACGGGCGCACCGTGGTCAACGCAGTGCTCGCCGACTCCTACGACTCCCCCGAGGCGCTGAACACCGTGGAGAACCTGCGGACGGCGCTGCACGCGGTGCCCGGCGCCGACGCCCGGGTCGGGGGCAGCTCGGCCAGCACCGTGGACGTGCAGGCCGCAGCGGTGCGCGACCGCAACCTCATCATCCCGGTGGTGCTGGTGGTGATCCTGCTGGTGCTCGCGCTGCTGCTGCGCTCGCTGCTGGCGCCGGTGCTGCTCATCGCCACGGTGGTGCTGTCCTTCGCCGCCACGCTCGGCGTGTGCGGGTTGGTGTTCGACCACGTCTTCGACTTCCCCGGCGCCGACCAGGAGTTCCCGCTGTTCGCCTTCGTCTTCCTGGTGGCCCTGGGCATCGACTACAACATCTTCCTGATGACCCGGATCCGGGAGGAGTCGCTGAAGCACGGGACGCGGGAGGGCGTGCTGCGCGGCCTCGCCGTCACCGGAGGCGTCATCACCTCGGCCGGGGTGGTGCTGGCCGCGACGTTCGCGGTCCTGGGAGTGCTGCCCGTGGTGTTCCTGGCCGAGCTGGGCTTCGCGGTGGCCTTCGGCGTGCTGCTGGACACCATCGTGGTGCGCAGCATCCTCGTCCCGGCTCTCTCGCACGACATCGGACGATCGATCTGGTGGCCATCGGCCCTCGCGAGAGCCGGCAGGTGA
- the hemB gene encoding porphobilinogen synthase: protein MVPIDRPRRLRRTPAMRRLVAETAVRPQQLVLPMFVAEGLTEPRPIASMPGVVQHTLDSLRAAAVEATAAGVGGLMLFGVPAERDATGSGAIDENGILNVGLRALREELGEDTVLMADTCLDEFTDHGHCGVLAEDGSVDNDATLELYVEMAAVQAASGAHVVGPSGMMDGQVEAIRMGLDLVGHTDTAILAYSAKYASAFYGPFREAVGSTLRGDRKTYQQDPANRRESRREVDLDIAEGADMVMVKPAMSYLDVLRETADRSPLPVAAYQVSGEYAMIAAAAANGWIDRDRAILESVTSIRRAGADIVLTYWATEVAGWVR, encoded by the coding sequence GTGGTTCCCATTGACCGACCCCGCCGACTTCGCCGCACCCCCGCGATGCGCAGGCTGGTGGCAGAGACCGCCGTGCGCCCGCAGCAGCTGGTGCTGCCGATGTTCGTGGCCGAGGGGCTCACCGAGCCCCGTCCGATCGCGTCCATGCCCGGCGTCGTCCAGCACACGCTGGACTCGCTGCGCGCGGCGGCGGTGGAGGCCACCGCGGCCGGCGTCGGCGGGCTGATGCTCTTCGGCGTGCCCGCGGAGCGTGACGCCACCGGGTCCGGTGCCATCGACGAGAACGGCATCCTCAACGTGGGCCTGCGGGCGCTGCGCGAGGAGCTGGGCGAGGACACGGTGCTGATGGCCGACACCTGCCTGGACGAGTTCACCGACCACGGCCACTGCGGCGTGCTCGCCGAGGACGGCAGCGTGGACAACGACGCCACCCTCGAGCTCTACGTGGAGATGGCGGCGGTGCAGGCCGCCAGCGGTGCGCACGTGGTCGGCCCCAGCGGGATGATGGACGGGCAGGTGGAGGCCATCCGGATGGGCCTGGACCTGGTGGGTCACACCGACACCGCCATCCTCGCCTACTCGGCCAAGTACGCCTCGGCGTTCTACGGGCCCTTCCGCGAGGCGGTGGGCTCCACCCTGCGTGGGGACCGCAAGACCTACCAGCAGGACCCGGCCAACCGGCGGGAGTCTCGCCGTGAGGTGGACCTGGACATCGCCGAGGGCGCCGACATGGTGATGGTCAAGCCGGCCATGTCCTACCTCGACGTGCTGCGCGAGACCGCCGACCGCTCACCGCTGCCGGTGGCGGCCTACCAGGTCTCCGGCGAGTACGCGATGATCGCCGCCGCCGCGGCCAACGGCTGGATCGACCGGGACCGGGCGATCCTGGAGTCGGTGACCAGCATCCGCCGCGCCGGGGCCGACATCGTGCTGACCTACTGGGCGACCGAGGTCGCCGGGTGGGTGCGGTGA